A section of the Carya illinoinensis cultivar Pawnee chromosome 12, C.illinoinensisPawnee_v1, whole genome shotgun sequence genome encodes:
- the LOC122289599 gene encoding glutathione S-transferase zeta class-like isoform X1 has protein sequence MMASGNGDKNQLKLYSYYRSSCSYRVRIALNLKELKYEYKAVNLLKGEQFSPEFTELNPIGYVPVLVDGDVIVSDSFAIIMYLEEKYPQHALLPQDLQKRGINYQAANIVSSSIQPFQNIGTLKYIEEKVGPGENLYWANHHITKGFAALEKLLKGHAGRYATGDEVFLVWFSAPSVCMPADLFLAPQMHGAIKRFNVDMTQFPLLSRLNEEYNKIPAFQDAMPENQPDNPAAGAV, from the exons ATGATG GCAAGTGGAAATGGTGATAAGAATCAACTGAAACTGTATTCGTACTATAGGAGCTCTTGCTCCTACCGTGTCCGTATTGCCCTCAATTTGAAAG AGTTGAAATACGAGTATAAAGCAGTTAACTTGTTGAAGGGAGAGCAATTCAGTCCAG AGTTTACAGAGCTCAATCCTATTGGCTACGTGCCAGTGCTTGTGGATGGGGACGTCATAGTCTCCGACTCTTTCGCCATCATAATG tatttagaagagaaatatcCTCAGCATGCATTGTTGCCTCAAGATCTTCAGAAAAGAGGCATCAATTACCAG GCTGCCAATATTGTTTCCTCAAGCATACAGCcttttcaaaatataggtaCACTG AAATACATTGAGGAGAAAGTTGGTCCCGGTGAGAACCTTTACTGGGCTAACCATCATATTACAAAAGGCTTTGCAG CACTTGAAAAGTTACTAAAGGGCCATGCAGGAAGATATGCAACTGGAGATGAAGTTTTCCTGGTTTGGTTTTCTGCTCCATCTGTGTGCATGCCT GCAGATCTGTTTCTAGCGCCTCAGATGCATGGAGCAATTAAACGGTTCAATGTTGACATG ACTCAGTTCCCTCTTTTATCAAGGTTGAACGAGGAATACAATAAAATACCAGCTTTCCAGGACGCTATGCCGGAAAATCAGCCAGATAATCCTGCTGCAGGCGCTGTTTAA
- the LOC122289599 gene encoding glutathione S-transferase zeta class-like isoform X2, producing the protein MMASGNGDKNQLKLYSYYRSSCSYRVRIALNLKELKYEYKAVNLLKGEQFSPEFTELNPIGYVPVLVDGDVIVSDSFAIIMYLEEKYPQHALLPQDLQKRGINYQAANIVSSSIQPFQNIGTLKYIEEKVGPGENLYWANHHITKGFAALEKLLKGHAGRYATGDEVFLADLFLAPQMHGAIKRFNVDMTQFPLLSRLNEEYNKIPAFQDAMPENQPDNPAAGAV; encoded by the exons ATGATG GCAAGTGGAAATGGTGATAAGAATCAACTGAAACTGTATTCGTACTATAGGAGCTCTTGCTCCTACCGTGTCCGTATTGCCCTCAATTTGAAAG AGTTGAAATACGAGTATAAAGCAGTTAACTTGTTGAAGGGAGAGCAATTCAGTCCAG AGTTTACAGAGCTCAATCCTATTGGCTACGTGCCAGTGCTTGTGGATGGGGACGTCATAGTCTCCGACTCTTTCGCCATCATAATG tatttagaagagaaatatcCTCAGCATGCATTGTTGCCTCAAGATCTTCAGAAAAGAGGCATCAATTACCAG GCTGCCAATATTGTTTCCTCAAGCATACAGCcttttcaaaatataggtaCACTG AAATACATTGAGGAGAAAGTTGGTCCCGGTGAGAACCTTTACTGGGCTAACCATCATATTACAAAAGGCTTTGCAG CACTTGAAAAGTTACTAAAGGGCCATGCAGGAAGATATGCAACTGGAGATGAAGTTTTCCTG GCAGATCTGTTTCTAGCGCCTCAGATGCATGGAGCAATTAAACGGTTCAATGTTGACATG ACTCAGTTCCCTCTTTTATCAAGGTTGAACGAGGAATACAATAAAATACCAGCTTTCCAGGACGCTATGCCGGAAAATCAGCCAGATAATCCTGCTGCAGGCGCTGTTTAA
- the LOC122289599 gene encoding glutathione S-transferase 2-like isoform X3: protein MMASGNGDKNQLKLYSYYRSSCSYRVRIALNLKELKYEYKAVNLLKGEQFSPEFTELNPIGYVPVLVDGDVIVSDSFAIIMYLEEKYPQHALLPQDLQKRGINYQAANIVSSSIQPFQNIGTLKYIEEKVGPGENLYWANHHITKGFAALEKLLKGHAGRYATGDEVFLVWFSAPSVCMPADLFLAPQMHGAIKRFNVDMVERGIQ from the exons ATGATG GCAAGTGGAAATGGTGATAAGAATCAACTGAAACTGTATTCGTACTATAGGAGCTCTTGCTCCTACCGTGTCCGTATTGCCCTCAATTTGAAAG AGTTGAAATACGAGTATAAAGCAGTTAACTTGTTGAAGGGAGAGCAATTCAGTCCAG AGTTTACAGAGCTCAATCCTATTGGCTACGTGCCAGTGCTTGTGGATGGGGACGTCATAGTCTCCGACTCTTTCGCCATCATAATG tatttagaagagaaatatcCTCAGCATGCATTGTTGCCTCAAGATCTTCAGAAAAGAGGCATCAATTACCAG GCTGCCAATATTGTTTCCTCAAGCATACAGCcttttcaaaatataggtaCACTG AAATACATTGAGGAGAAAGTTGGTCCCGGTGAGAACCTTTACTGGGCTAACCATCATATTACAAAAGGCTTTGCAG CACTTGAAAAGTTACTAAAGGGCCATGCAGGAAGATATGCAACTGGAGATGAAGTTTTCCTGGTTTGGTTTTCTGCTCCATCTGTGTGCATGCCT GCAGATCTGTTTCTAGCGCCTCAGATGCATGGAGCAATTAAACGGTTCAATGTTGACATG GTTGAACGAGGAATACAATAA
- the LOC122289599 gene encoding glutathione S-transferase zeta class-like isoform X4: protein MMASGNGDKNQLKLYSYYRSSCSYRVRIALNLKELKYEYKAVNLLKGEQFSPEFTELNPIGYVPVLVDGDVIVSDSFAIIMYLEEKYPQHALLPQDLQKRGINYQAANIVSSSIQPFQNIGTLKYIEEKVGPGENLYWANHHITKGFAALEKLLKGHAGRYATGDEVFLADLFLAPQMHGAIKRFNVDMVERGIQ from the exons ATGATG GCAAGTGGAAATGGTGATAAGAATCAACTGAAACTGTATTCGTACTATAGGAGCTCTTGCTCCTACCGTGTCCGTATTGCCCTCAATTTGAAAG AGTTGAAATACGAGTATAAAGCAGTTAACTTGTTGAAGGGAGAGCAATTCAGTCCAG AGTTTACAGAGCTCAATCCTATTGGCTACGTGCCAGTGCTTGTGGATGGGGACGTCATAGTCTCCGACTCTTTCGCCATCATAATG tatttagaagagaaatatcCTCAGCATGCATTGTTGCCTCAAGATCTTCAGAAAAGAGGCATCAATTACCAG GCTGCCAATATTGTTTCCTCAAGCATACAGCcttttcaaaatataggtaCACTG AAATACATTGAGGAGAAAGTTGGTCCCGGTGAGAACCTTTACTGGGCTAACCATCATATTACAAAAGGCTTTGCAG CACTTGAAAAGTTACTAAAGGGCCATGCAGGAAGATATGCAACTGGAGATGAAGTTTTCCTG GCAGATCTGTTTCTAGCGCCTCAGATGCATGGAGCAATTAAACGGTTCAATGTTGACATG GTTGAACGAGGAATACAATAA
- the LOC122289215 gene encoding uncharacterized protein LOC122289215: protein MGCPICGTEVESIMHVLWECPAANDIWGQDESGIKKWDRSEKDFLSMWGKLMNRMPKNLLEEVVVLFRKVWLRKNDWLFERRKACPRKEIISTRVALQEFKDLQGNNSKQVAVQSSLTGSLQWGKPASDYVKVNWDASTDFKQHRMGIWIMIRDEHGEALVVVCDRRENVMDAAVAECVALRKAVELCIALNIQKAIFEGDAKVVVKAVQEAEEDLPLFSPIVEDIRVYFRNNPEWSIQFVSRKKNTVAHTLAKKALTIEE from the coding sequence ATGGGGTGTCCTATCTGTGGAACAGAAGTGGAGTCCATAATGCATGTGCTGTGGGAGTGCCCTGCAGCAAATGATATATGGGGACAGGATGAAAGTGGTATTAAGAAATGGGATAGATCCGAGAAGGATTTCTTGAGCATGTGGGGAAAGCTTATGAACAGAATGCCAAAGAACCTATTGGAGGAAGTGGTTGTGTTGTTTAGAAAGGTATGGCTGAGGAAAAATGATTGGCTATTTGAGAGAAGAAAAGCCTGCCCAAGAAAAGAGATAATTTCCACGAGGGTAGCTCTACAAGAGTTCAAAGATTTACAGGGTAATAATTCTAAGCAGGTAGCAGTTCAATCTAGTTTGACAGGAAGCTTGCAGTGGGGAAAACCTGCTTCAGACTATGTTAAGGTGAATTGGGATGCATCTACAGATTTTAAACAGCACAGAATGGGGATATGGATCATGATCCGAGATGAACATGGGGAGGCCTTGGTTGTAGTGTGTGATAGGAGAGAAAATGTGATGGATGCAGCTGTGGCAGAATGTGTAGCACTAAGGAAGGCAGTGGAACTTTGCATAGCTTTAAATATTCAGAAAGCAATTTTCGAAGGTGATGCAAAAGTAGTGGTGAAGGCTGTGCAGGAAGCAGAGGAAGATCTACCATTGTTCAGTCCTATTGTTGAAGACATTAGAGTTTATTTTAGGAACAACCCTGAGTGGAGTATACAATTTGTATCTAGGAAAAAGAACACAGTAGCACATACTTTAGCAAAAAAAGCTCTAACTATAGAGGAATAA